AATAAGTAACTTAACATCTCATCTGTAACATCTGGTGGTAAAttctgtatatataatattctattaatCGGTTCCGCTTCTTCTTTAACCACAGTTGTAGCTGATGTAGTTTCTTCTACTTCAGTTTCTGTTAAATAATATGACTTGTGagaaatgtaaaaattaatatataaaactaaataatatattacctATCTCAGGTGATTCAGATTCTATTTCATTTCTTCCATCACCTGCGGCTCTCTTAGTATCCGTTGTATctataaatcattataatcaaaagttaaaaaaagaacaataattgcaatcaatttaaaaaagatccaatattttttatattaccttCTTCTTCACGTTGTCTTTTCTGTGCAGGTGCTGAAACTGGTTGACCATAGGTCTGTGCACGTTGAGCATTGGCACCTGAAGCAGCAGCTGCTGCACTGCCAGGTTTTTTCCATGTACCATCTAATTTCGCGACGGCTTCTGACTTACTTTTTGCGTATTCAATAttctatacaaaaaaaaaatatttttttttttttttcataataaaaaaaagtagaaaacCAAATGATCAGCTTCATTCGATAGAATTGTTAAGAAAGTTATCCtctttcataattaatttggaATCACCCTTTAATTAGGAGAATAGtgaatgaattaaataaaaaagaatgattatAATCAGCCTTGATTGGCATTagtgtgtaaaaaaaaaaaaagacttaaaaaaatctttatatgaaaaataaaatgcttAACGACTCTATCTATAGAGTCATGttaaaatagaagaaaaaaaaaatcgaaaatatttttaaaaaaaaataactcaCCATTGGTTTATCATAAAAGTTAAATCCATTAAGTCCTCTCATAGCTGAAGTGGCactttgaatttctttaaaaacaaCGAAAGCTTGTCCACGCATTTTCATTGTTTTCAAGGCAACTATATCAAGAATACGTCCATATGCCGAAAATAAGGAATATAAAGAtctttttaattctaaaatttttttaaaaaaaaaggagtcaaaaaaaaagagtaaaaatttttattcagaataaaaaaccaatttttaaaataccatctttattaactttttcatttaaatttcgAACATATAAAGTTTGATTTGGTAGTATACTAGtcataattgaaaaaaagttcAGTAAATCTATTTTCGAgataaaaatttggtttaaCAATCTACAATACTATCACGTGCATAATAGAATAAATCGTTATAGATCatagtaaaataaagtttgaaaatttaattttttctagaaaaaaaaaaaatgtcagcTAGTTCAAGTTATGAAGCTTTTCAacaaagtataaaaaaagaaattttttttttcttttaaaattcacTTATTAAAGAccaaaactattaatatttatctCAAAAAGTTTTAAAGTCTGCAAAACATATTGCCACGATATGTGGAGCAGGACTTTCCGCAGAAAGTGGAATTCCGGttagtttatataatatatatatatattttttttaaaaaaaaaacgggaAATAATATCCTTTTTCTCCTTTGTTATATAGACGTTTCGTGGTGAAGGTGGCTTTTGGAGAACTTTTGAAGCAACTGAACTTGCAACTCCAAGTGTATGTACTTAATTCTCTTTAAAAAactttgttattaatttattttgtttattaggCATTTAAAGCTAATCCATCGCGTGTCTGggaattttatcattatcgtCGAGAATTAGTATTAAAGAAACAAGCAAATAATGCTCATAAAGCTTTAgtgaattttgaaaataaagtaCTTTCACAAACACCACAAAATCAAACATTTACTGTTATAACACAAAATGTTGATGGATTGTCGtcaaatttaaagaatattattgaaatgCATGGATCATTATTTAGGACTCGTTGTACTAAATGTGGTGATATTGAGAAAAATAATGATTCACCAATATGTGAAGCATTGAAAGGAACCGAAGATTCAAATTTTGATACGAATATACCTATTGAAAAACTTCCTTCTTGTACAAAATGTCAAGGATTATTAAGACCTGATGTTGTTTGGTTTAATGAAAAActtgatcaaaatattttaagtaaaattcatGAAGAATTAGATAGGTGTGATTTACTTTTGGTTATCGGAACTAGCGGAACCGTTTACCCTGCAGCTGGGTATTCTAATTATGTTAAATTACGAGGTGGCAAAATTGCCATCTTCAATATTGAAGATACTGGAGATGCTGATTTTAAGTTGTTAgtatttctttgtttttttttttcttaagaaatatttttcttaaaactattattttttttttaattagcaTCGGTCCTTGCGGAGAGACTTTGTCGAAAGCTCTtgaagtttaatttaattggatTCTAAATATGAGTCCCCTCAATCATAATCTATCTTTTATTAGCTGATTagattacataattaattaaattttattcttaaatattattacatcttttacattttataacttattttccatcaataattcaataaaataaataagagatttacaaaaaaaaaacaaaatgaaatttaaagaaagataatgatgtaatttttttttatcataatgtATTGCCTCTTATTCTTCTAGATAATTTTCTATATCCATCTGCTGCAAGTTTACTTCTTCtccatattaatattgaacatGACATGAATGCAAGAAACATATTGAgaaactataaaaaagaattaacaagttaaaaaagagtatatatatatgtatatatattatttaattatttaattcatacCTGAAATTCAAAGTATTTTGTTCTTTCGAATTTAATTACTCTTTTACAAGGTTGAAATTTTGGTAAAGAATATGTGTTATTTCCAGCTGATATATCAGGTGAATCCAATTGACATTCAACAGGTTGTTTATTACCAAACTCATGACAATATTTTTCAAGtttctataaaagaaaataatattaatatgaatcTTATAATATAACAATGGATCTTTAAAACCGtgaatctttaaaataatgaatctttaaaataataattaccacTTCAAATACACCACAAGGTACGCATGGCCCAATTTCATGACATGTATAAATTGGTACTTTATCGTAATCAGTATCGTTATTATTGATTGTATTTGTTGGAGAGGGTAAAGAGGAAGGAGgtggtaaataattattatctgaTGAAGTTTGGGTCGGAGATGTATTTGATGATTCTTTTTGTTGTTGAACTTCTATACTACTATTAACAATCTCAACATTTGTTGTAGTTTCTGTGATTTCTGTTATATCTGCATGTATAACTACAGTAAGTAaactagaaaataaaaaaaaaaacaaataattaatttttttgtattcaagaaaatgttatatatatcAGTAATATCACAcagaaagatttttataataccaTAAAAGACAAAGACATAATATTGTTATACATGAAGAAAATTGATTCATAATGAAAACTAATAaactttcaaatttcaatttttttttagtttcttcacacttgaatattaaaaaaacaaaaaaagaataatattggataatattaagtttattaagttttttttttcaaaaatatttgtttaaagatgtcagaaaaaagaaagttaaaaaaatgttgaatccAGTTGTTAAAATAGAAGAAAGAAGTAAAGTTTTATGAATGTTACAAACTCGGGGAAAgtcaattaattgaaaaaatcggtatatttatttattaataatatcatatgacCTCATTAAATCggccaataatatttttgttagaaacgagaaaaacttttttaaatgatttattttcttatttcataaatagaatataattgttttgggaaaaatttttttttttatttcttcgtTTTTTCTACAATGGCTCGATTTGATACTTCAACAATTGGTATTTGTATTTcacttttacaaaataatttcaatcgAAATGCATCAACACCATTAAGATAATATCTATATAATCTTTTATCTCTAATAAATCctaaattatgatataatgaAAGAGCTCCAAGATTTGTATATTCTGTTTCAAGTACGAtctaataaatgaaaaaaaaaatttttaatatttgaaaatttaaagtattatcattttttgcGTATTGTACTGTACCTCATCAGCGTTTTTAAGTTTCATGGCATTGATAACAATTTTTACTAATGTAGttcctgatttttttttaaaaaaaaattgtaggttattaagattatttttttttttaaaaaaaaaagaataattggagttgaaatcaaaaatacAAACCAATCTTTCTCTTtcgatattctttttttacagCCAACATGGCTATATAACCACGCAAAGCGTCACGATGTCGATCCAGTTTACAGATTATAACTCCAATACATTTGTCTTGATCCattgccttttttttttttaaaaaaaaaaaaaaatttttggacaaaaaaaaattaatacaaaaaaattttgttttttttttgttataattaattaattaaacacaCCATGAAACATAAATTAGGCCAATTGTTTATGAAATAACGATATGTGTATATTGAATAGGGTTCagataaatcattttcaattaaactCATAATTCCAGGAAGTTGTAATTCAGAAGAGTAAGGTACATAAGTTATATCTGGACTATCTTTTGTGAGTTGTTTAATGATAGAAGAAGTGGAAGCAGTTgttttttgcttatttttgaCCTTAtccataattataaatttatgaaagaaaaaaaagagaaaaaagggacaaaaaaaagataaaataaaataagaaagttaaaaagagagagagagaaagaaaaaggaaagttCTAAAAAGCTCGCTTCGCTTATTGATAATCTTGTAATACCAATTATGCACAATTACGCATGGTTTAATGTCAGGCAGAATTAAGTATATAATGCTAGTCAAATAATatagtgtatatatatattaagacaattttagataaaaaggtaaaaaggaacaaaagaataaaaatgaattatgtCAAAAGCCGATCCATGACGAATTTTTTCGAATTCCTTTTATCCAATaagtaaggtaaaaaattttttttttacgataaaaaaaggaatttcgGGAAACAAAcgaaacaaattaataaaaaaatcacacGGAGTAACACACAATGACAAACAAGAATATCACCATACTATTGAGATTTACAAACATCGCATGATTCAAAGTCTAGAAAATACGAAATGTATTGGTTAGTGTAATACACATAATTCATGATCATTTACAGTACAGGAAAAAAATGAGTATTTACAAACTATACAGAGTAGTTTAAAGTCTAAATTAAATGCATGTAATGCAtgaagtttatataatattatagtgTGGCAAAACATTATAAACAACACAACATATTTGTATCACAATCTCTACATTTTTGTTTTGCTTTTCATTTCCAAAgttgtaaacaaaaaaaaaaatcaacaaaacgAAAGAAAAAAGCGCAGTATATTCTTACCATATTCGCTAAGCCAGGAGACTTACAATCACAAAATGACCAAGCCAAAGGATTTTATCATAAATGTTACAACGATGATACTTTTATGCTtagcaaaaagaaaaagaaaggatAACGGCTTACTAAATAAAGAGggatatatgtatatatatatgcttATCTTACAATTTCGTAATAACATGACGAtctatgtaatataaaatgaaatgattttcatgatattccatccaattaaaatttacttatcAGTTACGGTATgatttgaatgaaaaaaaaaaaaatgggttatTCTAAATTTGGATAGTAGAatgaattttacaaaaatttctttagagaatatcattttataatttatatttgacatttaaatgatttaaatgggaacgaaaatatatatatatatatatatatatagggcaTATTTTTTAGCGGAATTCtgattaaatgaaaaaaagaaattttataattttataatattttaacagtTTAGTTAAcggatatattattattacaaggTCTAattttggtaagaaataataaaaaaaaaaaaattttttttaaaagaaatttatttattttcttttgtcaaaaaatcaaagaatatatatttgaCATGCATACTGTAAAAATTGAATCATCTGTAGACACATCGTAATTAAGCATGCAACATGACAATCAATACGGCCATTATTACTTGAAAGAAGTTTGAGTccgaataaaaaaagtttacttttttttttttattttatttttattattgagtGATTCATCGGATTTGCATTACAGTAGTAACCTAAGGATTTGACTCTCCGATAATTTTCTTGGTGTCCTCTTTATTTGGTTACTCACTTCattctttatcaatattattttgggtttgattattaattgtttGTATACACAATATATTCAAGctaataattgtattttatttatatctgcTATAAAATGACACAGATAAATTAGTACAACATAATTGTAATCATTACAATTCCTTTTATGTTTGAATATATCTCATCGTTCTCCTCTCTATGTTCTGTATCACCtagtttttcctttttttgcaaAGTTATGAATTTCATTTCCcgttattattcaaaataatttaaattttttttttataaaaaaaaaaaataataaatacaaaaaaaaataccaaaaaaaatccaaaaaataccaaaaaaaaaaaaaaaaaaaatatgatataatataatataatataatataataatataataaatataatataataataataaaaataaataataataataataaattgattggATTATGCGTTAGAATATGCCTTTAAGcaggtaaaaaaaagatttaaaccAATTTTATCCAATGGATATTTCATGTAGAAACAGGTGCATATTGTGCTAATACTTAAAGCAAGTTTTTTCACATAAACTTTACTTGTAATAGAATCAAAAGTGAGCCACTATCCTCCAAATCAAGAACTAATcaagattattatattaatatatataataataataattatttattagtatttttgtccttttttttttttttttactttatatttatttatttgtagtACAATAAATATGTAGGTTTTGCcatacataaataatttatatttgctgaATTGCTGTTTGGCCGTTCTGTTGCAGTTATTGCcgtaattgtttaaaatatacataaataattttcacttttaaaaataaactaatccatttatattatttaactttaataatcaaactgattccgattttttttatttatttttttttattttttttttacatatatacattttatacgatttatatacatttatacGCCCTTACCCAAATTAAGCATTGATACTGTGACCTCCACGTAACACCGAAACTTTCCCTCCTTCATCTATAAATACGGTCAATTGCCATCATCCACTCCCccttttttctcaaaatttgccatccaattttttttttttttactttgtgagattaaactaaaaaaaaaaatctaaccACTATAAATACTTCacaatttccctttttttttaataaaaaactatttttttcttaaaaaaaataatcgatttttttgttttttttttaaaaaaaaaagaaaggtttatatatatatataattatataaggaatatttaaatttttttatatattatatatatatatatttattattattattattatcataaaaaaaaaaactttgtaaatttttttctttttcctttaaaaattttatttttcatgaaTCAGGAAcgagtaaataataatagtttcgCGTTTGTAATGGAAGATCCTTCAAAACCAAGAAAATATCAACTTAATTTTCAACTAAATGATAATCATCAATTTAAAGAATCACCGCTTATACAACCAACAATGGATCAAAGTTTAGCTTCGCATCATCTTCATAATCCTCAACATCATTCACTTCATCATATTGATCACAATCCTCTACCAAGACAAACTTCGTCGATCACACTTCCttctataaaagaattaatgcAAATTCCACCATCTCCTGTACCTCCTCCTCCATCACTACCTCCATCTTTACCTCCTACTCAAAGAATAttacaacaacaacaacaacatcatcaccatcatcatcaccatcatcatcaacaacagcagcaacaacagcagcaacaacaacagcagcagcagcagcagcagcaacaacaacaacaacaatttTTACAGCatcatcataatattcattctCAACATAAAACagaatctttaatttcttcatcGAGGCCTCATCTACCTCCTTTACTTGATACACCTCAACATccttctaattttaattatcctTTTAATGCTACTTCACGTAATGATAATAGAAACGAAAGGATTGATTCACATTTACAAATATCACAACATTCACAACATTCACAACATTCACAACAACAGCATTCATCTCATTTATTATCACAACATACTCATCAACGTCCCTTAATGTCGTCGTCTTCAACACCAGAAGTTTCTTCATATTATTCATCTCATTCTTACCCATCTCATTCTACAAATACACAATATTCtgtaaatcataaaattaatccTACCCCTCCTCCTTCATCTCAACATCATGTACATTATCAACAACCTCAGTTACCACAATCGCAGCGATCCCCTCCTCATCAAGTACAAGTTTTACCACAACAGATGCAGCCCTCACAACGAATGTTACATCAACAACATCAatctcatcatcatcacttaCAACATTCGTTACCAATGTCTCACCATCAAACAACTCAATCGCAGCAACAAATACAGCAAGGGTAtcatcctcctcctcctcctcctacTCACTCTCTTCCTCCTTCCTCTTCTCATCATCATTCTAATGTATATAATAACGAAGTTATGGCAGTAGTACCTGAAAGAAATCAGCTCGATCATCAATCTTCCGCTACTTCTGTTGCTTCTCGTGCTCCTTAtaattctcattattattcctCTCAGGTGTATCCAAATAACCCTCCAATAATTTCCACTCCATCACATGTGACTTCCTCTCATGGTCGTAATGCACCATTAACTGAGTATCAAGCTGTTCGTGATGTTCGTGATGTTCGTGATGTTCGTGATGCTCGTGATGTTCGTGATGTTTCGTTAAGTAATGAACATCATCAACACCATCAACAACAAAATGGTATTTCTGGTCATGTACAGCAATATCCTCAAGTTCAACACCCTCAAGTTCAACACCCTCAAGTTCAACACCCTCAAGTTCAACACCCTCAGGTTCAACACCCTCAGGTTCAACACCCTCAGGTTCAACATCCTCAGGTTCAACATCCTCAGGTTCAACATCATCAGGTTCAACATCCTCAAattcaacaacaacaacaacaaatgtacattcaaaatcatcatcatcagcagcagcagcagcaacaacaacaacagcaACAACAGCAGCAACAACAGCAGCAACAACAACAACTACAACCACTACAAGTTTCTCATTTGCAAGTTCCTCCACAAAATATTTCTCGTCCTCTTACGCCACCGCAGTTAAACTTGCCTCCACAGCAACCACAAattcaaaatcaatttttattggagAATCGTGAAACTTCACCATTTCATTTGGCGGCACCTTCGCATCATCATTCAGGAAGTAATTCGTCGGTTTCCACTCGATCATCATCTCCTGCACCTAGCACTCCTGTAGCTTCTAATAATCTTCCATTTTCTCCTAATGGTGGTAGTCATGTTAATAATAcggttaataataatagtattgaTAAATCTCTTGAACAGAATGTTTCTGTTAAAAAGAAGGGACGTTCTAAACCACCGAGACCTATTGTACCTGCTGGACCTATACCAAATCAACAACCTATATCTAATAATCAACCTTTACCAACAAATACTCCAAATGATCCTCTTGTGTTTGTACAatattcaaattcttcaaataataatactccGACAAAACCGCCATCATCTAGATCaagaaaaaatagtatatCTGGTGTCTCAGCTCCTCTCGTTTCAAAACGCGGTAGAAAAGCTAAAGATTCATCATCAACAGCAGCAGCCACCATGCAAACAAAGGTTGATGATGATGTTTATAATGTTATTCCATTCACTCCAACTACTGTATCGGAGAATAATGAGAAGAATGTTGCACAAAGTCGTAAGAGAGATTATTCTTCTTCAAATGAGAGTCAAAATAACAAAAGGTATAGAAAAGATGAAGATGTACATGTTAttcaagatgatgatgatacaaTGGAAGATGTTATTCATAATGTGAAGGAAGAGGAACCAAAGATGGACGTTGATGATGAAGGAGTCAAATTACTCTTATCATTGAAGGGTGATAATGCAACTACTTTGGTGAATAATGTTTCAGAAAATACGGTTACCGTTGACAAACCTGTGGTAGAAGAACGTGTTCAGGATATCAAAATTAAAGAGGAGCCTTCAATCAACAAAGTTGTTACACCAATTAATGAACCAGttgttaaaaatgaaattgatataaagCCGGAACCGGTTGACCAAGTGGTAACAAAAAAAGTCAGAGAAATGTCAATTACGGATGAAGAAAAACAATCTTATGTACAAAAGAAAGCTGCTCTTAAATCAccaaaaaatacaataaaatctgAGTTTCCTGAGAAGATTAATAGCATTTCAGTTACTCGTGGTTTTATTAACAAAGatcaagataaaaaagaaCGAGTTAAAGTAGCATCAGTTGAATGTGATTCAGATAGCGATTTAGCTATGGATGATGGTtctgatgatgatattgatcaAAATAAACAACCCGAACgtaattttaatagtatagaAGGAAATATGCAATGGAATAGTGATGATATGGAAACTGAAGAAGAAGTTGAAGAAGAAGTAGAAATCTCCTCTCTTAATCGTGATTCTACTATAAGAACTGGTACAAATGGTGCAGCTAAAGAtcatatcaataataatagtaCTTCAAATGTTATTAATCATCGAAAGAGTAATGAGGATGTTAAAGAAACTAATGTAACCATAAATTCAAATACttctgataaaaaattatcccTACCTGCCTCACCTATCTCTGCATGCTTTACAAACACCAATAATGGTATTTTGTCTCGTAAAGCTTCGACTTCGAGTTCTATTTCGCGTAAGGGTTCAACCTCATCAAATGGaagtaataaagaaaaggaCAATGTGATTTGCGGTTCACCTATTGAGGCTATCGCTTCACCTATTTCGTCACCACCTTCAGTTAAAACTGTTTCCATTGATGCTGTAAATTCCACTACTGGTAATACAAATAGCAATAATAGTAATGGTAAACCACAAAGACCTTGCCCACCTAGACGTAGGTCAACAATGAGGGACGATGAAAAGCTCGAATTGAACGCAATTGAATGGGAAAAGAACATCGAAATTCCTCATGATATTTGGGTGGAAACTTTAAGAGTGTTTGAAATTGTTAAACATTCCAAGGAAATGAAAAATCGTCAACCTCATCGCAAACGTAATCATATTCTTGcttcaattctttttatattatgtcgCCAAAATGGTCTACCACGTACTTTTGTTGAAATATGTAATGCTGCTTCAATTAGGAAACAAGAGATTGGAACTTATTATCGTCTCATGCTTAAAGTATTTGAGAGCAATGGCTTGGGTGATGGATCTAATGGAACTGTAGATTCTGCTGAATATTTggtatataatcaattttttaattttacatttatcttTATTCATTGGTTTacttatttcatttattaattaactttatttttgtttaatagaAACGATGGTGCCAAAATCTTAAACTTCCACAACATATACTCAATGCAGCTATTCATGTTTATAGACAAGCCagtgaattaaatattactacCGGAAAATGTCCAGTATCTGTTGGAGCTGCTTCAATATGGTTATCTATACATGCATGGAATGAAACTAGAACTTCAACCTATAGCCACACTGTACATACGGATGATGCAGAGTTGATAAAAGTAGAACATAAAGATGTTGCAACAGCTGCTGGTGTCGTTAATGCTACTCTTGTTGGgtgtttcaaaaatttattaagattcAAAGAACAATTATTACCTGAAGGATTTTTGAAGGAAGCCAGAGAAAGATCaccttattatttaaagtcaaattcaataaactgtgttaataataataattcggAAAGTGATGCATATGGTCGATTGTCTTCGTCAACGGATAACGTTAAATCTTATATTTCTAAAGCTGATAATAGCGATAATGGCAAATCAAAAGGTTagttttaatacatattttattataaattataatgttttaTCACGATTGGAAAAGTttgttaacaaaaatttttaaattttatagttgAAACGGCTACAACTGAAACAACTTCAAAGCCTATAAAAAGTGAGCCAGTATCAAAATTGCCAACGAAGTCACAAGTCAAGGTTGAGAGGAGCGAAACGAATACTCAATCATTGAAATCACCAATTAAAGAAACCGAAACTATAGATAAAGTTCCAgcaatttctaaaaaagaagtaaaaaatgaaaaaactttaCCGGTATTAAAATCTCCACCTAGAATGACAAAACCAATACCTGAAATTGAACCTGGTCAAGAAGACGCTGACGATGAACTAGAAGAAGGAGAGTTAagagaagatgatgatgataatatggtggttgattaaaaaaaaaaaatttttttaataaacgttataacttattcaaattatccaatttttctttaataatttagtaatgCAATGATATTTTAGGTAATGTAATTAGATAGATGAGAAAAATTTAGTgtacaaatcttttttttaaagaaatagtatcatcattttcaaaagtaattttattagtaatctatttttttatatatatataattgtagTAATTATTTTGGTCCCTTAAAAATGTAATGGAGGTTCAATGATTAaggaaatagaaaaatttcattagaattttattaaatgaaatttataattaattaattttcttgaaattactacaagaatttattataaaatacattatatattttttcacttCATTTCACTTCATTTATACATAATATTCATTCAACGTCAAGATATTCCTCCTTTCTATACTTAACaccttttttgttaaatatataaatatatataatagagTTTTATATTACAAGATTTTATTGTAgtatagttatttattttattttattgtaaatattttttattataaaatttagggatcaattgatttgatttctttttctttttaaatattttgcggacaaaaaatatttactttttgtggttttattagtaaatatttatatgtatatttttagaaatcaaataaaatttttataaaatttgtatataaacATCATGTAACAGATAAGCATTTGCCCCTTTTGACAATCCCTAATCGGTATTTCCATTACCAATCAAAAAGGCTTGTTTTGGTAATCAAATGG
The Rhizophagus irregularis chromosome 19, complete sequence DNA segment above includes these coding regions:
- a CDS encoding N-alpha-acetyltransferase 30, with product MDKVKNKQKTTASTSSIIKQLTKDSPDITYVPYSSELQLPGIMSLIENDLSEPYSIYTYRYFINNWPNLCFMAMDQDKCIGVIICKLDRHRDALRGYIAMLAVKKEYRKRKIGTTLVKIVINAMKLKNADEIVLETEYTNLGALSLYHNLGFIRDKRLYRYYLNGVDAFRLKLFCKSEIQIPIVEVSNRAIVEKTKK